Below is a genomic region from Sorghum bicolor cultivar BTx623 chromosome 9, Sorghum_bicolor_NCBIv3, whole genome shotgun sequence.
CTGCCTTCTGTGATATACTACTGGCCCCAGAGGTGTactgaagtaaacaaggcactAGCATCAGGGCTCAGTGTGATAACTAATTCAAGAATTTCAAGTCAGTTTCTACAAGATCCCAAGATTATGTCACAATGACACAGCACACACACTTAGAGGTGCATGGTAGAGGTTGCAGTCCTTTTAAATAATAGAAATGGTTGGCAATATGATGTTAGTATGTCAATGTATTGGTGAACTAAACATAAAAATGAAAATTCTCATGCTAAAAGTCAGTATGTAAACACAATAAGGAAATAAGGTTCTTTGGTGAAATGATCTTATAAGATTAGCATTGTCACAAAGAAAGGAACAAAAACAACCAAAAATTGGTTATAACCTGCAATTGTAAGTGTGAGGAGAAATAGAGTAATAATAAAATCAGCTAACATTTAACTGCATATCATTTTAAACGACTGCCCACCTGGCTTTGGATCTTTCCACAGGCCGCGACGAAATGTTTAGGGGCAGCTAAGTATCCGAGTCTCCAGCCAGTCATAGCAAAAGCCTATAAGAATATAGATCATTTAGATATTCAAAACATTAGCTGAACATGCATATGGTCTTCAATATAGCATAATGCAATGAACAATGAAATCTGCTTCTTCACTTATCAAGTATTCAAGTGCCATATGCCACtaaattattttctaaaaaatttagGCCCTATGTGCTATTACAGAAGGACTCTTACAGCCCTTTAGATTCACCcacaaaaaggaaataaaaataaCAGCTAGCTAACTACCTTAGAAAATCCATTCACAGTTAACGTTCTTTCCCACATTCCAGGCAATGAAGCAAAGCTTGTGTGTTTCGCAGGTTGATAGATAATATGCTCATAGATCTCATCAGATAAAACCTGGAAAGGAAACATTAATAACATGGCACATCATTAATAAAGGTGGATTTTTTATGCAGGGTACCAGCTCTAAAATAATTGAACTGGATATAATAAGATCAGAGTGCTTACTAGGAGCCTAGGATGCTTTCTGACTATAGCAGCAATCTCCTCAAGCAACTCCTTAGGATACACAGACCCTGTTGGATTAGATGGAGAGCAGAGAATCAAGATCCTTGAATTTTCATTGATCACTGAGGCAAGTGACTCTGGCCTTAGCAGGTAATTGTCTGATATGCTTGTAGGGAGAATAACTGGCGTTGCACCAGCCAGTCTAGCCATCTCAGGGTAGCTGACCCAATATGGAGCAGGTATCAAAACCTATGATAAGATAGCAATTCATTATTTTTGGAGAACACAATGCAGAATGTTCCAGAACAATAAGCGCCATAGTATTCTAATAGTTTTGTATCATCTGGATTAAGCAGTACATACTTGCAGTTAAACTAAGAAGAATAAAGCAATCACCTAGGCTCCTAAAGGTTACCGTTCACAGCCTCCTCCCTAAAGTACATCAGGACAGAAGGACCCAATGCCGCTACTTTTATGGACATTTCAAATATTAATGTTATTTAAGATCATTCCTCCTAGATTTCAAGTACAGAGATAATAACAGTATGTGGACATTTCTTACAGGGCTTGTTCGATTCAGCCTAATTCTATATATATCCATAGTGTAGAACTTGGAATtggaagaattttcaaattatgGGAATAACTTCTTTTGCACTAGGGAAACCAGCTACAGAGCAAGCACCCTAAGAATTTCGAACATTCATAAGTTGAAGCAAGGTTGTAGAATTTGCAGTATTAAGAGTAAAGATGTgtataaataataattaattatctACAACAGATAAGCATATGCTGCTCTTATCATGGATACCTAAACAATTGACACGGAGTAATATTTAAAAAAGTTCCTCCTATGAAGAACTAGTTAGAGAGCTGAGAGCTTTACTTCATCACCAGGTGAGCATACAGCAAGCACTGCTTGTGTAATGCACTGCTTGGCTCCATTGCTTACTAGCACCTGATCGGGTGTGTACGATAGACCATTCTCCTCTGCATATCAAAAGCCAACATTAGTTGTTAAATTTCTCAACTAATCTGGCAAATCAGGGAACGAGGAATCTGTCCGCACACACCCTCAAGCTTTTTGCAGATAGCCTTCCTCAGCTCCAGAGTTCCGGCATTAGGCGTGTATCTTGTAGCCCCATCTCTGATGGCATTCATCCCAGCCTGGACCCAAGCAACAAAGAGGGATAATCAACCTAACTTCCTACAGCTGCTAGAAATGTCAACAAAACACATTGCTCTGAGCTCTGCCCTGAGATTCAGAGTTGCTATGATCCAAacgaaaatattgttacatgaaTCGGCAAAACAAATTCATCGTGAAGGTATTTGCAATTAAGCTGGCTAGCACTTTCCCCTAACACCAGGACTCCAGGATACACATTGCACCAAGATCCCAAACTAATACGACATATGTTCCTGTTTTTTatactctctctctttctccccCCGGTCCCTTCCCTTTGCAGACCAACCATTTAAGAAGGCCGCTCTGAATTCTCACCTCAGCGATCACGGCCGGCGTGTCGAAGTCTGGCTCCCCGGCGGCGAGTCCGATGACTGGCACGCCGGCCTGTCGCAGCGCCGTGGCCTGGTCGGTGATGGCCATGGTCTTGGACGGCCTGAGCGCGCTCACCCGCGGGCTGATGGTCGTGTCAACCGCCTCCGCCCGCACCGTCACCATCCTGGCCCTGGACTTCAGCGACTCTCTCGCCCTGCGAATCAAAGACACGAGCAGCAGCCTTTACCGACGGGCGCACACGGACGACGAAGACGCGGGGGGGAAGTAAGGCTGGCCGATTGCTGCCGGTCAGGCGCTTGCTCACCTGGGGAATGACAGGGAGGCTGTGccaggggaggtttttgtgggGAGGGTGAAAGACGgggtggaggtggaggaggaggtggcagcGAGGGAGGAGAAAGATGCCATTGGAGCAGCTCCGGCTGCGGCTCTTGCTTTGCTCGTTGGCTGGTGGCGCGTTTCAGCGAGGTTGTTGGGCTACTGGGTTATACTGCTCCGCTTGGGAAGGGGAAGGTGGGGTGGTAGGTGGGTCGCCGCCGGAGACAGTGCTGGGCTGCTGGCTCTCCTGGTCCTGGCTGCGTCTGCTGGGTTGGTGTCGGAAACGGGATGGTTTGGTTGGCTtggctccttttttttttctttccaatTGGATAGGAAAATTAGGGGAAATTCATCTACTAGTAAATTTCTTTTTTTAAGACAAAAAAGAGTAAAGTTCATACGTGCTTTAGTTTGAACATCCTTTTTATAGGAATCCCTGGGAAGTTGATCCAAGTCTGAACAATTGATTTCTCTTTCTGAATTTTGTATAGTAAGAATCACCTTGGAATCTTATAGGAAATTCAGAGCATCCAAATACATATCCAAGTCCCTCCGTTAAAACTCACACAAGGATTAGGTGGGAATTGCTCCTCAGAGAAAATTCATTCAAGCacgtgtcaaaaaaaaaaaactcaattgAACAcccatctaaaatacacacaatTGGACAGCACCATCGAACTTCAGTCCAGCCCTTCACCGCCAGGATTCCAGATATCGGAAAGGATATAACAACACTGTACTCCAAAGTCCCAACAGgagtgaagaaaaaaaaaaaacacattacAAACAACAGTAATGGATGCTGATCAGCAAAGTTGCTAAAACCTGAAAGCATGTAATCCGAGCATAGAATTTCATATCGTAGTTCTATCACCATTTTACAGTGAAGCATGTAAGTTCTATTTCTCATACAACACAGCTCCTGCATAACCAATTTTTCAAAGAAGTTGTGTGGGCGAATTAGGCTACAGATATTTCTGGCACACATTCAAGAAATGCCAAAACGCCAGTGAGGATTCTTTTCTCCTCGATCTTTTTTTGCTCATTCTCACAAAGGGAAACCATGGTGGCCCAAAATTTGAATATAAATGAGTCTAGCAGAAACTGAACTATATGCTAATCAACAAGTGAATAGCAAAAGCCAAGCTATGGTAGATTCTTGAATCTTGACGTTATTATTAAGAGCGGAGCATCTTCACTTTGGGCCCAGACTTCTTCATTTGCCGAGCCCTTTCCTTTTCCTCTTTCTTCCTGAGTGCCTCAGCACTTAATTTGGCATCTGCCTCCTCCATGAGTTTCTTCTTTTCAGCCTTTTTCCTTTGCAGGGCCTCCTGCCTGGCACTCTGCAGTTCCCTGAAAGCCTCTTGAGCGGCCTTTGTTCTAGCTCCATCAGTTTTTGAGCGAGCCTACAAAcaacaatatatatagaaaacttTAGACATAATCGGAACATGATGATGAGCTCtacaaagagaaaaaaaatggatACTCACATGAGAGCTAAGCTTATAACGCCCAACCAAATCAATGAAGTATGGCACAAGAGCAACCAATCTTGTCATCTCTGACATTTTGCTTGCATCTGGCAATACAAACTTGAATGTAAGGACCTTCTTGTAGGATCCTGCCAACTGGTCTGAAATATGAAGCGAGATGAACCACTTTCCAAATTTCTCAAATGCCTTCTCACCAAGAACCTAGAGATGAAAGAATCATTAGAAGCAGGGTAAGGCACACTATATACAGGATAAACTAAATCAGTCGCAATATTGATCCATTCAACCAAGCTTAAGCTTAGGTTCTTGGTCTTAAGACAGTGTCCAAGTCCAACTGAATAGCTTTCTTGGTCTAGTTACTCTCATTCAAGTCCTAACCAAAGTCACAAAAAACGGGTTCACCACCTTCGACCCTTGACCGGGTTCGTTGACCCCAACCCGGGTTCACGGGTTCATTTTCGACCCGAAGTCTAAAATCTCTCGCAAGTAGAGTACCACGTACCGCGACCCCGTACCTCGACCCCATCgaccaagaaactttgtgacTATGGTCCTAACCCAAAAGATCAAGATGAAAGTGCCAGTAATAAATGATTCATAATGTTTAGAAACAGACATTGGCCTTATCTTATCAGACATACTTACTGTTTTACAATAAGCACCGCAGATCTAATCTAGCTAACGACAGATTTCACAATAACCTAAATTGGACCTTGGCAAAATCCAATCATTTCACAGGCAGATCTCAAAACTGCTTTATATCTTatataagggcctgtttggatggCAGCGTGGGAAAGCTGCCTGAGCCAGGCATCGCTCCCAATTGTTCGATTTCGAGCGCCTGGGATCATATGCGCTTGCCTGGCCGGTGCTCCTAGGCCAGGGCTGCATCCAAACACGCCCTAAGAAACTGAAGCTACTTCAATCGTTAAAAATCTTATTCTCTAACATGAATGAACTTGATTATGGAAGTAACAGCAAATGTCCCAGTATGTTCTTTCCTTGTTCAACCAAGctttcatcaatgtccaaaaggTGGCAGAGCAAGAAAATATCAAAGACAAAAACAAATCTCCAAGAATGAAGAAATTCAGGAGAGAGAAACATGACATGTTTGAAATTCAATAAAAGGTAGTTAAAATCTACATCTACCAACATGCTACTGCACATCTGCATTTATACACTTCCATAATTTAAAAAGGCTATCCATTTCATAACTTCATGGTATCCCATCGCCTACTATAAACAAAATACTACCTATAAAGAACAATAATAAAATAACTTGTGCCACGGACAATAGGAACTActgttgataagctttccatcaaAGCAACAAGCTGAGCTCAGTTTGCAATTCAAAATGCAAAATTTAGTGGGTGTTtcgtgtttgggactgctctgctccacgtttttttaGCTCCGCTCTAcattttttagccaaacagtatcagctccacgcactcagttcgagaaaaaagggtGAAGTTgttagagcacctaaagaggtactccacaagCTTCAgtttttttgtggagctgctccacagtggagtttgtggagcgaAGTTTGtgaagcagtcccaaacacccccttagtttGAATACAAGCAATCGAGCATCCTTCTCTGTTCTCTAATGTCAGCTTTTAACAGCGtaagttaaaaaaaaatgtgAGCCTACCTCAAACCACACAAATTTGAGTAGTTCTCCTTCTGAatcatattttttatttgaaaattcagCAGTTAAGATCCACCTTTATCAAGTTCATTAAATATTGAAGCAGCAACTTAGTGTAAGCATATAAGTTAATAATCTTATCCAAATGAAGCATTTACTTTAGTGAATCCACAAAACCAAATTTCTGTAGTTCACTCTCACCTGATCAAGCACAGCCTCAGTGATGATATCCCCAGCAACCTCCTTAGACTCGGCTACCACAGCAAGCTCATCCGACACCCACTTCCTTCCAGCAGGGGCCGAAGTGAGAACGTTGGCAAACCTTTGCAGATCCCTCTCCTCTTTCTGCATAGTCTTGGCCGCCTTCTTCCTGGCCACAGCCAGAATCACATGGTCCATGGCCTCTTCGTTCATTACCACTTCAAACGTGATGGTGTCCTTCCTAGGGAAGACCAGCTCGACGAACTTTGACAGCAGGTCGTGCCGCGCCCGCATCTCCATGGTGGCGAGCATGCCCTGGCAGAAGCGTCTCCCGCTGGCATAGAACTtgaacacgtcctgcccctccTTGAGCAGGAGTGGCGTGTCCTTGCCATCGCCAGTGCCTAGAAGGCTGAAGTTCTTGTCGAAGATGGAGTCCCTGGTGGCGAACTTGGTGGCCCAGGCCAGCGCGATGTTCTCGTTTTGCCGCTTCCCAGTGAAGTAGTTGAGCACGAAGCAGATCAGGAAGCTGACGCACGCGATCTCGACGGAGAACGCGCGGAGGAGCTCAGCCGGGGTCCTCTTCGCCGCAGGCGCCGCCTCGGCCGGTGCCTCCGCGGAGGGATCTGACGGGTCGGCCTCGGCCGGCGCGGCGGAGTCGTCGGAGGAGATCGCTTCGGGCACGGGGATGCCCTCGAACTCGTCCTCGTCCCAGAGGTCGAGCGCCGGGGTGGGGTCCCGAGGCGCAGGCGTAGCGGGGTTGTTAGGGTTCGGCGCGGATGTCGTCGTGACGGGAGGTGAAGGCGCGGAGGTGGAGAGG
It encodes:
- the LOC8077154 gene encoding bifunctional aspartate aminotransferase and glutamate/aspartate-prephenate aminotransferase; this encodes MASFSSLAATSSSTSTPSFTLPTKTSPGTASLSFPRARESLKSRARMVTVRAEAVDTTISPRVSALRPSKTMAITDQATALRQAGVPVIGLAAGEPDFDTPAVIAEAGMNAIRDGATRYTPNAGTLELRKAICKKLEEENGLSYTPDQVLVSNGAKQCITQAVLAVCSPGDEVLIPAPYWVSYPEMARLAGATPVILPTSISDNYLLRPESLASVINENSRILILCSPSNPTGSVYPKELLEEIAAIVRKHPRLLVLSDEIYEHIIYQPAKHTSFASLPGMWERTLTVNGFSKAFAMTGWRLGYLAAPKHFVAACGKIQSQYTSGASSISQKAGLAALNLGYAGGEAVSTMVKAFQERRDYLVRSFRELPGVKISEPQGAFYLFIDFSSYYGSEVEGFGTIKDSESLCLFLLEKAQVALVPGDAFGDDKGVRISYAAAMSTLQAAMGKIKEAMALLKPPVAV
- the LOC110430618 gene encoding uncharacterized protein At5g49945-like encodes the protein MAAPSLIRLRPPRASLLILLLLALNISLSFAANFEGFDSDDLPSAAGGLDADDDEEGLDGVDLPPPPPISLSTSAPSPPVTTTSAPNPNNPATPAPRDPTPALDLWDEDEFEGIPVPEAISSDDSAAPAEADPSDPSAEAPAEAAPAAKRTPAELLRAFSVEIACVSFLICFVLNYFTGKRQNENIALAWATKFATRDSIFDKNFSLLGTGDGKDTPLLLKEGQDVFKFYASGRRFCQGMLATMEMRARHDLLSKFVELVFPRKDTITFEVVMNEEAMDHVILAVARKKAAKTMQKEERDLQRFANVLTSAPAGRKWVSDELAVVAESKEVAGDIITEAVLDQVLGEKAFEKFGKWFISLHISDQLAGSYKKVLTFKFVLPDASKMSEMTRLVALVPYFIDLVGRYKLSSHARSKTDGARTKAAQEAFRELQSARQEALQRKKAEKKKLMEEADAKLSAEALRKKEEKERARQMKKSGPKVKMLRS